One genomic window of Bradyrhizobium sp. CCGE-LA001 includes the following:
- a CDS encoding MFS transporter, with the protein MNSPSRVISFVNAGHFIDHYSMLIFAAAVIIMGPALGMAYSELLPYATPGFVAFGAGSLLTGWLGDRWSRRHMMLIFFLGIGASMIAVGFVQTPAQLGAALLAIGIFASIYHPVGTAMIVSYADRLGREMGINGVWGNLGVASSALVTGVIGQYFGWRAAFIVPGVVTILIGIAFAMMVVHEDRKGSKQAAAQARVAKQDMWRVILSLLIVVIAISTTFNAVTVALPKLFAERLADLTRSPALLGVIAAGVYVFGAMTQYTIGRLLDRYSLKTVALPLSFMLAPFLYLAASLSNLPLIVVSIGIVMGAFGQVTVNDAMVGKYTTEEWRSRAYAVRYFVGFTAAGASVGLVAWLYEQGGFVTMLHAFAALCLLAIAAALILPREIRTPQAA; encoded by the coding sequence ATGAACAGCCCCAGCCGGGTCATCAGTTTCGTCAATGCCGGCCATTTCATCGACCATTATTCGATGCTGATCTTTGCAGCCGCGGTCATCATCATGGGGCCGGCCCTCGGCATGGCCTATTCGGAACTCCTGCCTTACGCGACGCCGGGCTTCGTCGCCTTCGGCGCAGGCTCGCTGCTGACCGGCTGGCTCGGCGACCGCTGGAGCCGCCGCCACATGATGCTGATCTTCTTCCTCGGCATCGGGGCCTCCATGATCGCGGTCGGCTTCGTGCAGACCCCGGCGCAGCTGGGCGCCGCGCTGCTGGCGATCGGCATCTTCGCCTCGATCTATCATCCGGTCGGCACAGCCATGATCGTGTCCTACGCCGACAGGCTCGGCCGCGAGATGGGCATCAACGGCGTCTGGGGCAATCTCGGCGTCGCTTCGTCCGCGCTCGTCACCGGGGTGATCGGCCAATATTTCGGCTGGCGCGCCGCCTTCATCGTCCCCGGCGTCGTCACCATCCTGATCGGCATCGCCTTCGCGATGATGGTCGTGCACGAGGACCGCAAGGGCTCCAAGCAGGCGGCGGCGCAGGCGCGGGTGGCGAAGCAAGACATGTGGCGCGTGATTCTATCGCTGCTGATCGTCGTGATCGCGATCTCGACCACGTTCAACGCCGTCACCGTGGCGCTGCCAAAGCTGTTCGCGGAGCGGCTCGCGGACCTCACCAGGAGCCCGGCGCTGTTAGGCGTCATCGCGGCCGGCGTCTACGTGTTCGGCGCGATGACGCAATACACGATCGGCCGGCTGCTCGACCGCTATTCGCTGAAGACGGTGGCGCTGCCGCTGTCCTTCATGCTGGCGCCGTTCCTGTATCTGGCCGCGAGTCTGTCCAACCTGCCGCTGATCGTGGTTTCGATCGGCATCGTCATGGGGGCGTTCGGGCAGGTCACGGTCAACGACGCCATGGTCGGCAAATACACCACCGAAGAGTGGCGTTCGCGCGCCTATGCGGTGCGCTATTTCGTCGGCTTCACCGCGGCCGGCGCTTCGGTCGGCCTGGTCGCCTGGCTCTACGAGCAGGGCGGCTTCGTCACCATGCTGCACGCCTTCGCCGCCCTCTGCCTGCTCGCCATCGCCGCCGCTCTGATCCTGCCCCGCGAGATCAGGACGCCGCAGGCGGCGTGA
- a CDS encoding efflux RND transporter permease subunit, producing the protein MISKFFIERPVLSNVIALLMILIGGVALFNLAIAQYPDVVPPTVQVTTRYPGASAKTVIDTVALPIEQQVNGVEDMLYMQSYSASDGTYTLTVTFKIGTDLNFAQVLVQNRVSSALSQLPQAVQNQGVTVQKRSTSILLFVTLTSPDSRYDSLYLSNYATINIRDELSRLPGVGNVTVFGAGQYSMRVWLDPNKLQARGLVPQDVINAIQQQSQQVSAGQVGAPPTPPGQAFQYTLNVNGRLDDTSQFENIIVKSGSSGDVTRVRDVGWVELGAQTYSQIFSLNKQPAVGIGVFQSPGANALQVEQAVERKMAELAKRFPEGVKYDTPFDTTKFVEASVHEVYMTLIEAGLLVLVVILVFLQDWRAMLVPATTVPVTIIGAFAAMAALGFTINMSTLFAIVLAIGIVVDDAIVVVEGAAHNIEQGMNGHDAAIKAMDQLFAPIVGITLVLISVFLPASFLAGLTGRIYSQFALVIAATALLSAINAATLKPTQCALWLRPAVPPEQRNFFYRGFNAVYNRVERGYTRLITFLVKHATVSVAFALLIIAASGYGLSRVPTGFLPIEDQGYLIAAVQLPDGAALERTQAVLDRASALIKDTPGVAQVITIAGISALDNSASLANAGVAYIILKDWDARKGPGEDLRSLVFGLNDKLATIMEARTIVLPPPPIQGIGNAAGFSMQVELRDGNSDFAKLQAITSAMVSNAGSQSALQRVQSSFRSSVPQFNVEIDRVKTQTLHVTTDQVFSALSTYLGSSYVNQFNKFGRVFQVYTQADPAFRVTERDIANMQVRNSNGDMIPIGTIAKITPATGPSLISLYNLYPSSTVIGLPAQGYSSGQSLKLMEDIADKTLPPGTGYEWTAMSYQEKAVSNQIYWVFGLAMLLVYLVLAGQYESWYAPISVILAVPLSLLGPMLILSALKIDNNLYCQIGLILLIALSAKNAILIVEVGLELHGRDGKPVIESAIEAARARFRPILMTSFAFILGVVPLVLATGAGASARKSIGITVFSGMLASTCLAVLFVPAFFVVVQRFENWRASSKAPKAQPMAEVKP; encoded by the coding sequence ATGATCTCAAAATTCTTCATCGAGCGGCCGGTCCTCTCGAACGTCATCGCGCTGCTGATGATCCTGATCGGCGGCGTCGCGCTGTTCAATCTCGCGATCGCGCAGTATCCCGACGTGGTGCCGCCGACCGTGCAGGTGACGACGCGCTATCCCGGCGCCAGCGCCAAGACCGTGATTGACACTGTGGCGCTGCCGATCGAGCAGCAGGTCAACGGCGTCGAGGACATGCTCTACATGCAGTCCTACAGCGCCTCCGATGGTACCTACACGCTGACGGTGACCTTCAAGATCGGCACCGACCTCAACTTCGCACAAGTGCTGGTGCAGAACCGCGTCTCCAGCGCGCTGTCGCAATTGCCGCAAGCCGTGCAGAACCAGGGCGTCACCGTGCAGAAGCGGTCGACCTCGATTCTGTTGTTCGTGACCCTGACCTCGCCGGACTCCAGATACGACAGTCTGTATCTGAGCAACTACGCCACCATCAACATCCGCGACGAGCTCTCGCGCCTGCCCGGTGTCGGCAACGTCACCGTGTTCGGCGCCGGCCAGTATTCGATGCGGGTGTGGCTCGATCCGAATAAGCTGCAGGCGCGGGGCCTGGTGCCGCAGGACGTCATCAACGCAATCCAGCAGCAGAGCCAGCAGGTCTCCGCCGGCCAGGTCGGCGCGCCGCCGACGCCACCGGGCCAGGCCTTCCAGTACACGCTCAACGTCAACGGACGGCTCGACGACACCAGCCAGTTCGAGAACATCATCGTCAAATCGGGCAGCAGCGGCGACGTCACGCGCGTGCGCGACGTCGGCTGGGTCGAACTGGGCGCGCAGACCTACAGCCAGATCTTCTCCCTCAACAAGCAGCCGGCGGTCGGCATCGGCGTGTTCCAGTCGCCCGGCGCCAACGCGCTCCAGGTCGAGCAGGCCGTCGAGAGGAAGATGGCGGAGCTCGCCAAGCGCTTCCCCGAGGGCGTCAAATACGACACCCCGTTCGACACCACCAAGTTCGTGGAGGCCTCGGTGCACGAGGTCTACATGACGCTGATCGAGGCCGGCCTGCTCGTGTTGGTCGTGATCCTAGTGTTCCTGCAGGATTGGCGCGCGATGCTGGTGCCGGCAACGACGGTGCCTGTGACGATCATCGGCGCGTTCGCCGCGATGGCAGCGCTCGGCTTCACCATCAACATGTCGACGCTGTTCGCGATCGTGCTCGCGATCGGCATCGTGGTCGACGACGCCATCGTCGTGGTCGAAGGCGCCGCCCACAACATCGAGCAGGGCATGAATGGCCACGACGCCGCGATCAAGGCGATGGACCAGCTGTTCGCGCCGATCGTCGGCATCACGCTGGTGCTGATCTCGGTGTTCCTGCCGGCTTCGTTCCTCGCTGGACTGACCGGGCGTATCTATTCGCAATTCGCGCTGGTGATCGCCGCGACCGCGCTTCTGTCCGCGATCAACGCGGCGACGCTGAAGCCGACGCAATGCGCGCTGTGGCTGCGGCCGGCGGTGCCGCCGGAGCAGCGCAATTTCTTCTACCGCGGCTTCAACGCCGTCTATAACCGCGTCGAGCGCGGCTACACGCGGTTGATCACCTTTCTCGTCAAGCACGCCACTGTCTCCGTCGCGTTTGCGCTGCTGATCATCGCAGCCAGTGGCTATGGCCTGTCGCGGGTGCCGACCGGCTTCCTGCCGATCGAGGACCAGGGCTATCTGATCGCCGCCGTGCAGCTGCCCGACGGCGCCGCGCTGGAGCGGACGCAAGCCGTGCTCGACCGAGCGAGCGCGCTGATCAAGGACACGCCCGGCGTGGCGCAGGTCATCACCATCGCCGGCATCTCCGCGCTCGACAACAGCGCCAGCCTTGCCAATGCCGGCGTCGCCTACATCATCCTGAAGGACTGGGACGCGCGCAAAGGGCCCGGCGAGGATCTGCGCTCGCTGGTCTTCGGGCTCAACGACAAGCTCGCGACCATCATGGAGGCCCGCACCATCGTGCTGCCGCCGCCGCCGATCCAGGGCATCGGCAACGCCGCGGGCTTCTCGATGCAGGTCGAGCTGCGCGACGGCAACAGCGATTTCGCCAAGCTGCAGGCGATCACGAGCGCGATGGTCAGCAACGCCGGGAGCCAGAGCGCGCTCCAGCGCGTGCAATCCTCGTTCCGCTCGTCGGTGCCGCAGTTCAACGTCGAGATCGACCGCGTCAAGACCCAGACCCTGCACGTCACCACCGACCAGGTGTTCTCGGCGCTGTCGACCTATCTCGGCTCGTCCTACGTCAACCAGTTCAACAAGTTCGGCCGCGTGTTCCAGGTCTACACCCAAGCCGATCCGGCCTTCCGCGTCACCGAGCGCGACATCGCCAACATGCAGGTGCGCAACTCGAACGGCGACATGATCCCGATCGGCACTATCGCCAAGATCACGCCGGCGACCGGACCGTCGCTGATCAGCCTCTACAACCTCTATCCGTCCTCGACCGTGATCGGCCTGCCGGCGCAGGGCTATTCATCGGGCCAGTCGCTGAAGCTGATGGAGGACATCGCGGACAAGACTCTGCCGCCGGGTACCGGCTATGAATGGACCGCGATGTCCTATCAGGAGAAGGCGGTCTCCAATCAGATCTATTGGGTGTTCGGCCTTGCCATGCTGCTGGTCTATCTCGTACTCGCCGGCCAGTACGAGAGCTGGTACGCGCCGATCTCGGTGATCCTCGCGGTGCCGCTGTCGCTGCTCGGGCCGATGCTGATCCTCAGCGCGCTCAAGATCGACAACAACCTCTATTGCCAGATCGGCCTGATCCTCTTGATCGCGCTGTCGGCGAAGAACGCGATCCTGATCGTCGAGGTCGGGCTCGAGCTGCACGGCCGCGACGGCAAGCCGGTCATCGAATCGGCGATCGAAGCAGCGCGTGCCCGCTTCCGGCCGATCCTGATGACCTCGTTTGCCTTCATTCTCGGCGTGGTGCCGCTGGTGCTCGCGACCGGCGCCGGCGCCAGCGCGCGCAAGTCGATCGGCATCACCGTGTTCTCGGGCATGCTGGCCTCCACCTGCCTCGCAGTGCTGTTCGTGCCGGCCTTCTTCGTGGTGGTGCAGCGTTTCGAGAACTGGCGCGCGAGCAGCAAGGCCCCGAAGGCGCAGCCGATGGCGGAGGTGAAGCCGTAA
- a CDS encoding AraC family transcriptional regulator, with product MTVLETPILREVRSNHRSPAGVHLVARDYPKGMRIDPHLHREAQLIYAAKGTMQVTTPGGRWLVPPDRAVWVPAGLEHAIDLLADIEMRTLYFDLAWLKREKRYEGLTREFVVRVSPLLNQAILALFDARNTEERTELLVRLVMLELHQAEDSATFVPLPREARCRRAAMIVLDDPTGLHDIDTLAREVGTSARTLSRLFSTETQLSFKSWCQRARIAAAIQLISTDATVSVKQLATSLGYASVPAFSAAFRQVTGRTPTEFATHSVSSPDLIGRSSTPRRRG from the coding sequence ATGACTGTCTTGGAAACGCCAATTCTGCGGGAGGTCCGGAGCAACCACCGCTCGCCCGCAGGCGTGCACCTGGTCGCGCGCGATTACCCCAAAGGCATGCGGATCGACCCGCATCTGCACCGCGAGGCGCAGCTCATCTATGCGGCGAAGGGCACGATGCAGGTGACGACACCAGGGGGACGCTGGCTGGTGCCGCCGGACCGCGCGGTCTGGGTACCCGCCGGGCTCGAGCATGCCATTGACCTGCTCGCCGACATCGAGATGCGGACGCTGTATTTCGACCTGGCCTGGCTCAAGCGCGAAAAGCGCTATGAGGGATTGACCAGGGAGTTCGTGGTGCGGGTGTCGCCGCTGCTCAATCAGGCGATCCTCGCGCTGTTCGACGCGCGCAATACCGAGGAGCGCACCGAGCTCCTGGTGCGCCTGGTGATGCTGGAACTGCACCAGGCCGAGGATTCCGCGACCTTCGTGCCGCTGCCGCGTGAAGCGCGCTGCCGCCGTGCCGCGATGATCGTGCTCGACGATCCCACCGGCCTGCACGACATCGACACGCTGGCGCGTGAGGTCGGAACGTCCGCGCGGACCTTGTCGCGGCTGTTCTCGACCGAGACGCAGCTGAGCTTCAAGAGCTGGTGCCAGCGCGCGAGGATTGCGGCCGCGATCCAGCTGATATCGACGGATGCAACCGTGTCGGTGAAGCAGCTTGCGACATCGCTCGGCTATGCCAGCGTGCCGGCGTTTTCGGCCGCGTTCCGCCAGGTGACGGGGCGCACGCCGACGGAGTTTGCAACACACTCGGTGTCATCGCCCGACTTGATCGGGCGATCCAGTACTCCGAGGCGGCGCGGCTAA
- a CDS encoding malonyl-CoA decarboxylase: MANAFFSDLLATISERGRTLLRRGDSADTRRDADGLIELCDALLSGRGEASGTAMAREVLDIYRELDPAGRRAFFEGLVRDFGPDRERLSRAIEKWRARPTDEDASSLHFASEPRRQELIRRLNRAPGGTGDLVNMRADLLGMMNGHTDLAALDRDVSHLLSSWFNRGFLVLRRIDWSTPANILEKIIRYEAVHEISDWDDLRRRIDPVDRRCYAFFHPAMVDEPLIFVEVALTETIPGAIQPLLAVDRQHLPIERARTAVFYSISNTQRGLGGISFGSFLIKQVVEELRRETPKLDTFVTLSPVPGFMAWVKQDKDLPLSDEDRETLKRLDDPKWFESPETTALLRGVIEPLAAHYFLKARTPKGKLIDSVARFHLGNGARLERINWLGDLSPKGVRESAGVMVNYLYRLDDIEKNHEAYANDGEVVASSAVKKLLKGEGRRLLDMRLS, from the coding sequence ATGGCCAATGCCTTCTTCTCCGACCTGCTCGCCACCATCTCCGAGCGCGGCCGCACGCTGCTGCGTCGCGGAGATTCCGCCGATACCAGGCGGGATGCCGACGGACTGATTGAGCTCTGCGATGCGCTGCTGTCAGGCCGGGGCGAAGCCTCCGGCACGGCGATGGCGCGTGAGGTGCTCGACATCTACCGGGAGCTCGACCCGGCCGGACGCCGCGCCTTCTTCGAAGGGCTGGTGCGCGATTTCGGCCCCGACCGGGAACGGCTGTCGAGGGCGATCGAGAAATGGCGCGCCAGGCCGACCGACGAGGACGCGAGCTCGTTGCACTTCGCCTCTGAGCCGCGGCGGCAGGAGCTGATCCGTCGCCTCAACCGCGCGCCCGGCGGCACCGGCGATCTCGTCAACATGCGCGCCGACCTGCTCGGCATGATGAACGGGCATACCGATCTCGCCGCGCTCGATCGCGACGTCTCGCATCTTCTCTCTTCGTGGTTCAACAGGGGGTTTCTCGTGCTGCGCAGGATCGACTGGTCGACCCCGGCCAACATCCTCGAAAAGATCATCCGTTACGAAGCCGTGCACGAGATCTCCGACTGGGACGATCTGCGCCGCCGCATCGATCCGGTCGATCGCCGCTGCTACGCCTTCTTCCACCCCGCAATGGTCGACGAGCCCCTGATCTTCGTCGAAGTGGCGTTGACCGAGACCATCCCCGGCGCGATCCAGCCCCTGCTCGCGGTCGACCGCCAGCATCTGCCGATCGAGCGCGCACGCACCGCCGTATTCTATTCGATCTCCAACACCCAGCGCGGCCTTGGCGGCATCTCCTTCGGCAGCTTCCTGATCAAGCAGGTGGTGGAAGAGCTGCGCCGCGAAACGCCGAAGCTCGACACCTTCGTGACGCTGTCACCGGTGCCCGGCTTCATGGCCTGGGTGAAGCAGGACAAGGATTTGCCGCTCTCGGACGAGGACCGCGAGACGCTGAAGCGTCTCGACGATCCCAAATGGTTCGAGAGCCCCGAGACGACCGCGCTGCTGCGCGGCGTGATCGAGCCGCTGGCAGCGCATTATTTCCTCAAGGCGCGCACGCCGAAGGGCAAGCTGATCGACTCCGTCGCCCGCTTCCATCTCGGCAACGGCGCGCGGCTGGAGCGCATCAACTGGCTGGGCGATCTCTCGCCCAAGGGCGTGCGCGAATCCGCCGGCGTGATGGTCAACTATCTCTACCGGCTCGACGACATCGAGAAGAACCACGAAGCCTACGCCAATGACGGCGAGGTCGTGGCGTCGAGCGCGGTGAAGAAGCTGCTCAAGGGCGAAGGACGGCGGTTGCTGGATATGCGGTTATCGTAG